Part of the Pseudodesulfovibrio hydrargyri genome is shown below.
GTGCGCCTTCAACTGGAAGGGACACGTCAAGCAGGGCAAGATCGCGGCCTGGCTGTGGATGGCCGGGCTGGTGCTCGGCCTGTACATGGCCCAGCATACCTGGGGGGCGCTGGCCCTGACCGGGCCGCACTATACGGCGGGGATGCTCATGTGGCCGTTCGTCCTGGTTGGCCTGGTCACCGGTTATCTGCTGCAAAAGCCGAGCGGCAAGCGTCCCGGCCTGGCCCTGTTCCACGGCGCGGCCAACCTGTGCGCCTTTGTCCTGGCCCTGTACCAGACCTGGTCCGGGGTGGAGGCCGTACGGTTGCTCCTGCTCTAGCCGCTCTGGGCGAACGCCGCGAAAAAACGGCCGCCTCCGACGGGAAGCGGCCGTTTTTTTGCGCCTGTTGTCCGTCAGTCTTCCAGGAAATAGTCCACGCTGGTGACCACCCGGACCTTTTTGATCTCCGGGGTGTACTGGTCGCGGTCCTGGAGGGAGAAGTATCCCTGGGAGGCCCGCCGGATGCCGCCCACGCGGGAGCCGGAGTCCTCGGCGAACTGTCTGGCCGCGTCCCGGGCGTTGCGCGTGGCCTCGGCGATCATGTCCGGCTTGATGCCGTTCAGGCCGGTGAAGGCGAAGGTCGGCCGGAACTCGTAGTTCTGGACCAGGAGCACGCCGCGCGAGACCAGTTCCCCGGCCACGGACATGCCCTGCTTGACTTTGGCTATGTCGTTCGAGCGCACGGTGACGACCGCCTGGGCCGTGTAACGGTGGGTGGGGCGCTGGTTGGGCGAGTTATACTGGTTCTCCTGCACGCGGGGGGCCGCGTTCATGATCTCGGCCTGGCCCAGTCCCTGCTCGTTCAGGAAGGCCAGGACCTCCTTGCGGGAGGCGGCCAGGGCCGCGTCCAGGTCGGGCAGGGTGTCGGCGGCCACGCTGAAGCTGATGGGCCACATGGCCAGGTCGGCGGGCACCTCGCGCTCGGCCAGTCCCTTGACCGAGACGTAGCGGTCCATGGCCTTGAAATCGACCAGGGCCCCGGCCAGGACCCAGCAACCGGCCACGAAGCCGACGGCCAGGATGATGCCGGTCAACAGGGAGGGGACGAGGGGTCTGTTTTCCATGATGCTTCCTTTTGGTTGGGGATGCCGTCCAGTTTTAAACCCTACCGCGTTCGTCCGGGCCAGGCAAGGTGCGGAAGCGGGCGAGTGCGGTGCACGATCTTCGATGAGGAGTGCCGGTTATTTAAAAAACTTGAGAGCGGAACGTGTTTACGCTATATACATCTATAAAGAAAGAATAGTTTTGTCTTGTTGATTTCGACAAGAAAAAAGCCGGGAAACCAGCTATGACCAGAGGGAAAATAAACGATGAAGAAAATGCCGGAAGGCAAATCCGCTCTCATTATCGGAGCGTCAAGAGGGCTTGGTCTTGCAATAGCGCGGGAACTGCTGGAGCGCGGTTGGAACGTGGCCGCAACGGTTCGCAGTGGAAAAACCGGGTTGCACACGCTTGCGGAGACATTCCCCAAAGCGCTTGAAATTGAATATCTCGATATTACGGACGCCGATCAAATCGCGGGCCTGAAAACGCGATTGCAGGGTAGGGATTTCGACCTGCTTTTCGTCAACGCCGGTGTTGCGAATAAAAACGGGATGAGCGAAACGATCGGCGAAATCACGGCCGAAGAGTTTGTCCGGGTCATGACCATAAACGCCCTTTGGCCCATGAAAGTGCTGGAGGCATTTTCCGGCATGGCCCGCTCCGGCGGCGTTATCGGTGCCATGTCCTCCGGGCAGGGCAGCGTTGCGGATAACGAGAGAGGCGGGAACGACGTTTATCGGGCAAGCAAGGCGGCTCTCAACATGCTGATGCGAAGTTTTGCCTCGCGCCATCCCCAGCAGGCGTTGCTGCTGCTTGCGCCGGGCTGGGTAAAAACGGATATGGGTGGATCGGAAGCCGCATTCTCCATCGAAGATGTCATCCCCGACATCGTGAATACAATGGTTTCCCGGCAAGGAGAAAAAGGCCTGCGCTACCTCGACCGCTTTGGCAAACCGATCCAGTGGTGAATTGCAGCGGAGGAAAACATGAGTGCATCGACACCCCAGGGGCAACGCACCGCAACCGAAGAGGAAAGCACATGAAAAAATACTCCCTCACCCTGGCCGCCTGCCTGATCGCGCTGGCCGCCGTACTGGCCGCGCCCGCCATGGCCCTAGACGTTTTCCCCGACGTGGCGCTTCAGGGCAAGATCAGCCCGGAGCAGCGCCAGTACCTGGGCGTCCCGGACGGCGACATCCGGCTTTCGGACATCAACGCGGACTTCGTGCTTGTGGAGGTCTTCAGCATGTACTGCCCCATCTGCCAGCACGACGCGCCCGGGGTGAACGACATGTTCGCCCGGACCCTGGCCTCGGACCAGGCGGGCAAGGTCCGGTTCGTGGGCATCGGGGCGGGCAACACGCCCTTCGAGGTGGCCTTCTACCGCAAGAAGTTCGACGTCCAGTTCCCGCTCTTCGAGGACCCGGACTACACGGCCCACAAGGCCGTGGGCAACGTGGGCACCCCGGCCTACTACCTGGTGGACCTGCGCGACCGCAAGCGGGCCGTCCTGGTCTTCCACGAGGGAGAGATCAAGGACAAGGAAGCGTTTTTGAAGAACATGCTGGAGCTGGCCGGGAAGTAGGGGGAGTTATGAGACGCGCGCCGCTTTTCTCCCTGTTCGCCTGCGGCTTGCTGGCTTGGAGTCTGCTGGCTTCCGTGGCCCTGGCGGATGACCTGGAGACCTTCGACCCAGGCCGTCTCAAACCCACGGATTCGACCCTCAAGGTCAAAGTCGGCGACGCGGCACCGGACTTCACCCTGCCCGCGATCCAAGGAGGGACGGTCACCCTGAGCGACTATCGCGGCAAGAAGAACGTGGTCCTGTCCTTTGTCCCGGCGGCCTGGACCCCGGTCTGCTCGGACCAGTGGCCGGGCTACAACCTGGCCCTGGACATGTTCCGCGCGCTGGATGCCGAGATACTCGGCATCAGCGAGGACAACACCCCGTCACAGGCCATGTGGGTCAAGGCCATGCACGGGCTCGGCTTCCCGGTGCTGTCGGATTTCTGGCCCCACGGCAAGGTGGCCGGGGCCCTGGGCATCCTGCGCTCGGACGGCATGGCCGAGCGGGCCATCGTGATCGTCGATAAACAGGGTGTGATCCGCTACATCGACGTCCACGACATCAATTCGCGCCCCGATCTGGGGACCATCATCCACGAACTGGAAAAGCTCGCCCCGTAGGACTAGGCGTCCGTCAGCGTCTCCCGGCCCTGGTCGAACAGCTCGGCGTACCGGGTGATGCCCAGGGCCTCGAACACGGACCGGAAGTTGCTCGACAGCCCGGCCAGGTAGACCCGCGTTCCCGAACCCGCGTTGCCGCGCAGCAGTTCGGTCAGGCCGGTGATGCCCGCGCCGTTGATCGAGGCGTTCTTCTCGAACTCGATGAGCACGGCCTCCTTGTCCATGGCCATGGCCTTTTCAAAGGCCTCTGTCAGCCGGGGCATTGTCATGGCCGAGACGTTGCCGCGCACGCCTATGACCGCGGCCCGGTTCTTCTCCTCCAGGACCACCTGTCCCTCGCTGTTGCGCGCGATGGTCATGCGCTCCTTCGCGCGGGTCAGGGCCTTTTCCAGGGCCTCGCGCTTGAGCGGCTTGTTGATGAAGTCCGTGGCGTCGAGGTTCAGGGCCTGGATGGCCAGGTCCATGTCGCCGTGCCCGGTGATGACGATGACCTCGGTGGCCGGGTTGAGCTTCTTGATCGCCTTCAGGGCCTCTATGCCGTCCATGATCGGCATCTTGATGTCCGTCAGCACCAGGTCCGGGGACTCGCGCCGGAAGGTCTCGACCCCCTCCAGGCCGTTCTCGGCGGTCAGCACCTCGTAGCCGTAGGCCGAGAGCAGGAGGGTGAACATCTTCAGGGTGGGCCGTTCGTCGTCTATGACCAGTACTTTATCGCTCATGCCTTGGTCTCTCCTCGCGCGGCGGCCGGGAACTCCATGCGGAAGACCGTGCCGCGCCCCTTGGTGCTGTCTATGCGGATTTCCCCGCCGTAATCCTTGATGATGCCGTAGGTGATCGCCAGGCCCAGGCCCATGCCCTGGCCCGCTTCCTTGGTGGTGAAAAACGGTTCGAATATCTTCTGCTGGTCCATCTCGTCGATGCCGCCGCCCGTGTCCTCCACCTCAATGAATACCTTGTCCTCGCGGTTGCCCGTGCGGATGATGATCCGCCGGTCGCCGCCGGTGTCGGCGTTGGACACGTCGTTGATGGCGTCGCGGGCGTTGGTCACCAGGTTGAAGAGGACCTGCTGCAGCCGGTTGGAGTGGGCCCGCACCGGGGACAATCCGGCGACCAGTTCCAGCTCGAAGCGGATGTTCTCCAGCTCGAACTGCCGCCGGACCATGGACAGGACCGCGCGCACCGGCTGGTTCAGGTCCACGGACTCCTCGATCAGGTCGGACTTGCGGCCGAAGGAGCGCAGGGTGTCGATGATCTCGGCGGCCCGGTCCACCTGGGACGATATCTCGTTGACCACCTCCCCGAAATGCTCCTTGGGTATCTCCAGGTCCTCCTCCCACATCATGGACAGGAATTCGCTGCCCACCTTGATGGCGTTGAGGGGCTGGTTGATCTCGTGGGCCACGCCCGCGGACATCTCGCCCAGAGACTTCATCTTGGCCGCCTGGATGAGCTGGGCGTCCTTCTCGATGAGTTCGGTGATGTCCGTGACCGCGATGATGATCGCCTGCCTGCCCCGGTAGGAGATGGGGCAGGCGTGCATGTTCACGAAGAAGGGCTCGCCGCCGTTCTTGTAGTGCAGCCGCTTGGGGTAGTAGACGCACCCGCCGCCGCCCTCGGTGAAGAAGTCCAGGCAGGCCGCGTTGTGCTCCGGGCCGAGGGCCAGGAAGGGCATGTCCATGAGCTGCTCGCGGGGGTAGCCGTAGAGCTCGGTGGTCCGGGGGTTGGCGTCGCGGATGGTCCCGCTGGCGCAGTCCACCACGAAGATCGGGTCCGGGCCCGAATCGAACAGGGAGCGGTACTTCTCCTCGGACTCGCGCAGCCTGCGGCGGTACAGCTTGATGGACCAGACCATGTTTCGGAAGGAGTCGCCGAGCTGGACCACCTCGTCGCCCGTATGCTTGCGGTAGAAGGCGCAGTCAGCGCACTTGCGGTGGGTTTCGGCGGGCGTCTGGCCGCTGCGCGACTGGTCGAAGTGCCAGCAGGGCAGGTCCGTGTTGGAAAAGGCCGGGCATTCGGCCGAGTCCCAGTCCTCGCCCGAGCCGAGCTTGAGCGGGATGTCGAAGTTGCCCCGGCTGATCTCGTCGGACAGCCGGGTCAGGTCCGAGACCGGCTTGGTGATGTACTTGGACAGCCAGGAGGACAGGATGATGGTGATGATCACCACGGCCGAGATGAAGCCGAGGAAGGCCACGCGCAGCTTGCCCACCAGGGCGTCGATGTGCCGCTTGTTCAGCCCCACGTGGACCGTGCCGATGCGGTACAGTCCCTCGTTGATGGCCGCGGCCAGATCGTAGACCTCCTGGTCGCCCAGCTCCATGAGCTTGATGGAGTCGGGTTTCCCCGGCGGCAGGGTGTTGGCGCGCAGGTTGTCGGGCAGCCTGTGGGTCAGGGTGTGGGCCAGGATGTTGCCCGCCTGGTCCTCGATGAAGATGTAGGCCACCAGATCCTTGCGTTGCCTGAGCCGGGCCTCGTCGAAGATGAGCACCAGCAGCCTGGGGATGTCGTTGTCCAAAAGGTAGGAGCCGCCGCGCTCGGCCACGGAGTGGGCGATGGCGAAGCCGCGCATCTCCAACTCGTTGGTCAGGGAGGAGACCAGGATCCAGCGCGAGATCAGGGCGATGGCCACGGAGATGAACAGGACCGCGGCCAGCATGGAGAAGAGCAGTTTCTCGCGCAGGCCGATGCGGGTGAACCGGGCGGTTATGCGTTCGCCCAGGGTCATTGCGGGCCCCCCAGCTCGCGCTTGAATTCGGCCCAGTCCGTGAACGGGATGAACTTTCCGTCGTACAGCTTGGTGAAATGGATGGCGTCCAGCCCCTGCCGGTCGTAGGGGCCGTAGGTAATGGTCAGGTTCGGCCCGAGCTTGAAGTCCTTGATGGACTCGATGGCCCGGATGAATCCTTCCCGGGTCAGGTCGCGGCCCGCCCGGCGCAGCCCCTCGACCAGGATCTCGGCGTTGAGGAACCCCTCCAGCCCGACGAAGCTCGGGGTGTCGTCCGGGTAGTAGCGCCGAAGCAGCTTGACGTAGTTGGAGGCCGAGTCGTTTTTGTCGTCCGACTCCTCGGGCTGGGGGACCACCTGGGACATGAACACGTGGGCCGGGGAGGCCCTGCCCACGCGCCAGGCCAGTTCCTCGGCGCCGACAAAGGAGACCGTGTAGAAGATCGGGTTGTAGCCCTCCTCCTCGGACAGGTTGATGAACCTCGCGCAGGCCCCGTAGGTGCCGATCATGACAATGGCCTCGGCCCCGGACCTGCGGATGCGGTCCAGGCCGTCCTGAACGTCCAGGGTGCCCCGGATGTAGGAGCCGCGCGCCACGGGCTCCAGCTCGAATCTCTTGAGCGCCAGCTCGGTGCCGATCAGGCCGTCGAAGCCGTAGGCGTCATATTGGTAGAAGACCGCGATCTTGGTCAGCCCCAGGTCCTCGACCATGTGCCGGACAGCGGCCATGGTCTCCTGGTAGTAGGAGGCCCGGATGTTGATGACGTAGCGGTTGGGCGGCTGCCTGAGCGCGTTGGCCCCGGTGAACATGCCGATGAGCGGAATGCGCGCGTCCTCCACCAGGGGCAGGGCCTTGATGGTGGTCGGAGTGCCCACGTAGCAGAACAGGGCGAAGACGTCCCTGTCGACGATGAACCGCTGGGTGTTGGCCAGGCACTGGGGCGGGTCGTAGGAGTCGTCCTCGACCTCGATCCGGATTTTGCGGCCGTGTACGCCGCCCTGTTCGTTGACGTGACGGATGTAGGCCCGCGCGCCCCGCAGGGTCTGCGTGCCGAGGTAGCCCGCGTGGCCGGACAGGGTCAGGGAGGAGCCCAGGGTTATCAGATCGTCGGTCACCCCCGGGGTTCCGCCTTTCTCCTCGGCGGTCCTCCGTGATCGGTCGCACCCCCCGAGGGCCAGCGCCAGGCAGATGAGGATGCAGATAAGCGGGACGTTTCGCACGGTTCGGCTCCATGTTGGGGGCGGCGGCCAGGGATCGCCACTACCCGTTACCGTCTCGCCGGTCAAAAGACAAGAAAGACCCTTTTCCCCACAAAGCAACATCGTCCGTCCTCCCGTATTCGGGGGAAAAGACCCCGGCAGAACATGCCTGCCGGGGTCATAAGAAACTCCGCTTGCCCCGGTTGCCCATGAGGCCGCCGGACGGTGTGGCTTACGGAGGTGTTCCCGCATTGAGCGTTCGAGATGGAGGACCCCGGCGCGGGGGAGCCCGCGCCGGGGGAGGGGATCGTTAGGAGGACATGCGTTTGACCGGGCGGCCCAGGGCGGCCAGGAACTGCTTCCTGGACATGGGCCCGCGCCGGACGCCCGAGGCGTCGGCGGACAGGGACTCGTAGTAGCTGTCCGGATCGGTCTGCACCAGGTAGATGACCCGCACCGAATCGGCGTCAACCAGTTCCGCGTCGGGATACTTCTCGGCTGCGGCCGCCAGACGCTCCTCCGCCAGGGCCAGCATCTCGTCCCGGTCGCCGAAGTTCATGGCGCCGGTGGGACAGGTCTTGACGCAGGCGGGCAGCATCCCGACCTTGACGCGGTCCACGCACATGTCGCACTTGACCACCCGGCCGGACTTCTCGTCCACGCGCGGGATGTCGTAGGGACAGGCCATGGAGAAGGCGTC
Proteins encoded:
- a CDS encoding TlpA disulfide reductase family protein; its protein translation is MKKYSLTLAACLIALAAVLAAPAMALDVFPDVALQGKISPEQRQYLGVPDGDIRLSDINADFVLVEVFSMYCPICQHDAPGVNDMFARTLASDQAGKVRFVGIGAGNTPFEVAFYRKKFDVQFPLFEDPDYTAHKAVGNVGTPAYYLVDLRDRKRAVLVFHEGEIKDKEAFLKNMLELAGK
- a CDS encoding 4Fe-4S dicluster domain-containing protein, producing MSKTFFIDLTKCTACRGCQVACKQWKKLPAEKTENWGSHQNPKDLSGSTLKLVRFEEVETENGMQWLFFPEQCRHCVEPPCLDAMTIPGSIIHDQETGAVVYTELTADEPDKDAFSMACPYDIPRVDEKSGRVVKCDMCVDRVKVGMLPACVKTCPTGAMNFGDRDEMLALAEERLAAAAEKYPDAELVDADSVRVIYLVQTDPDSYYESLSADASGVRRGPMSRKQFLAALGRPVKRMSS
- a CDS encoding response regulator; the protein is MSDKVLVIDDERPTLKMFTLLLSAYGYEVLTAENGLEGVETFRRESPDLVLTDIKMPIMDGIEALKAIKKLNPATEVIVITGHGDMDLAIQALNLDATDFINKPLKREALEKALTRAKERMTIARNSEGQVVLEEKNRAAVIGVRGNVSAMTMPRLTEAFEKAMAMDKEAVLIEFEKNASINGAGITGLTELLRGNAGSGTRVYLAGLSSNFRSVFEALGITRYAELFDQGRETLTDA
- a CDS encoding ATP-binding protein, with the translated sequence MTLGERITARFTRIGLREKLLFSMLAAVLFISVAIALISRWILVSSLTNELEMRGFAIAHSVAERGGSYLLDNDIPRLLVLIFDEARLRQRKDLVAYIFIEDQAGNILAHTLTHRLPDNLRANTLPPGKPDSIKLMELGDQEVYDLAAAINEGLYRIGTVHVGLNKRHIDALVGKLRVAFLGFISAVVIITIILSSWLSKYITKPVSDLTRLSDEISRGNFDIPLKLGSGEDWDSAECPAFSNTDLPCWHFDQSRSGQTPAETHRKCADCAFYRKHTGDEVVQLGDSFRNMVWSIKLYRRRLRESEEKYRSLFDSGPDPIFVVDCASGTIRDANPRTTELYGYPREQLMDMPFLALGPEHNAACLDFFTEGGGGCVYYPKRLHYKNGGEPFFVNMHACPISYRGRQAIIIAVTDITELIEKDAQLIQAAKMKSLGEMSAGVAHEINQPLNAIKVGSEFLSMMWEEDLEIPKEHFGEVVNEISSQVDRAAEIIDTLRSFGRKSDLIEESVDLNQPVRAVLSMVRRQFELENIRFELELVAGLSPVRAHSNRLQQVLFNLVTNARDAINDVSNADTGGDRRIIIRTGNREDKVFIEVEDTGGGIDEMDQQKIFEPFFTTKEAGQGMGLGLAITYGIIKDYGGEIRIDSTKGRGTVFRMEFPAAARGETKA
- a CDS encoding SDR family NAD(P)-dependent oxidoreductase; this translates as MKKMPEGKSALIIGASRGLGLAIARELLERGWNVAATVRSGKTGLHTLAETFPKALEIEYLDITDADQIAGLKTRLQGRDFDLLFVNAGVANKNGMSETIGEITAEEFVRVMTINALWPMKVLEAFSGMARSGGVIGAMSSGQGSVADNERGGNDVYRASKAALNMLMRSFASRHPQQALLLLAPGWVKTDMGGSEAAFSIEDVIPDIVNTMVSRQGEKGLRYLDRFGKPIQW
- a CDS encoding SIMPL domain-containing protein produces the protein MENRPLVPSLLTGIILAVGFVAGCWVLAGALVDFKAMDRYVSVKGLAEREVPADLAMWPISFSVAADTLPDLDAALAASRKEVLAFLNEQGLGQAEIMNAAPRVQENQYNSPNQRPTHRYTAQAVVTVRSNDIAKVKQGMSVAGELVSRGVLLVQNYEFRPTFAFTGLNGIKPDMIAEATRNARDAARQFAEDSGSRVGGIRRASQGYFSLQDRDQYTPEIKKVRVVTSVDYFLED
- a CDS encoding ABC transporter substrate-binding protein gives rise to the protein MRNVPLICILICLALALGGCDRSRRTAEEKGGTPGVTDDLITLGSSLTLSGHAGYLGTQTLRGARAYIRHVNEQGGVHGRKIRIEVEDDSYDPPQCLANTQRFIVDRDVFALFCYVGTPTTIKALPLVEDARIPLIGMFTGANALRQPPNRYVINIRASYYQETMAAVRHMVEDLGLTKIAVFYQYDAYGFDGLIGTELALKRFELEPVARGSYIRGTLDVQDGLDRIRRSGAEAIVMIGTYGACARFINLSEEEGYNPIFYTVSFVGAEELAWRVGRASPAHVFMSQVVPQPEESDDKNDSASNYVKLLRRYYPDDTPSFVGLEGFLNAEILVEGLRRAGRDLTREGFIRAIESIKDFKLGPNLTITYGPYDRQGLDAIHFTKLYDGKFIPFTDWAEFKRELGGPQ
- a CDS encoding peroxiredoxin gives rise to the protein MRRAPLFSLFACGLLAWSLLASVALADDLETFDPGRLKPTDSTLKVKVGDAAPDFTLPAIQGGTVTLSDYRGKKNVVLSFVPAAWTPVCSDQWPGYNLALDMFRALDAEILGISEDNTPSQAMWVKAMHGLGFPVLSDFWPHGKVAGALGILRSDGMAERAIVIVDKQGVIRYIDVHDINSRPDLGTIIHELEKLAP